A window from Brachyhypopomus gauderio isolate BG-103 chromosome 6, BGAUD_0.2, whole genome shotgun sequence encodes these proteins:
- the LOC143517610 gene encoding uncharacterized protein LOC143517610 translates to MTRLHHPLHRPNPRVWMEEAQSRDSFITPSSSSHVSSVGRERDSGYFSLGRASGSRTFQDKSPPPPHRHSERGHPLPNNHTPEPKAIIPFRNPDLGVPSQRRTSEIQNLDLDPELELGTICLDPVDLSIAVEAQVGPRSPSPTPFKQAESLALSGRTRARTGFTASHSPPRAFSSSRQASVPSRSSSPGRVSSNAQRAKPVSHLTSKGFLPHESLRSRSPSQNSYDQLADSGGLQRNFRAFASSVGSISTTAKSLSSVCKLRGGLQQTEGTSRRGSSRWSSSPSKQIMQDHSVLQKVSSSPNSHRRESRSPSPSSKGYERNSQSFLQKDQHSAFPIRKGYGASSQSETNHKSNGQSHESANSSAGRRSLEPVSKSLRKSETSNTTRSHSHDSRDSSPTRRGYDTPNQSVLRKHETSRFSNVHGFDSRSPSPSRRSYNTSSQSLPRKSETSNTTRSHSHDSRNSSPTRRSYDTSNQSVLRKHETSRFSNVHGFDSRSPSPSRRSYDTSSRQSLPRKSETSNITRSHSHDSRDSSPTRRSYDTPNQSVLRKHETSRFSYVRGHDSRSPSPSRRSYDTSSQSLPRKSETSNITRSHSHDSRDSSPTRRGYDTPNQSVLQKHETSRFSYVHGHDSRSPSSSRRSYDTSQSPHKSDTNSHKSGRNSPSKAQQDSSGQNILHKTLSNYRAETSRVETSSCIRKSGHNRTQSDSWHTKGSQPGSTHSINNLPSPCSSSPSRKNSENKVTGYSQRPAHVAWETIKNSSSSRRSQEAHTPSTDSRKPSHLNTSHSPHVRIYTSSQSSMESCESGHVSASSCGLNREEYDIMADIPKVKPLLQRAEPNQLSTRNRDEPSLFKPASHSHSRVAYSAWDESGDQWGRPCSSPPHTQQGSSVQTEDETTQQARSSSSVSVSWCELEVLVPHNTLNP, encoded by the exons ATGACACGCTTACACCACCCATTGCACCGTCCGAACCCCCGTGTGTGGATGGAGGAGGCACAGAGCCGTGACAGCTTCATCACCCCATCGTCTTCCTCACATG tgAGTTCAGTCGGtcgtgagagagacagtggataTTTTTCTTTGGGCCGAGCATCAGGTTCTAGAACCTTCCAGGATAAaagcccccctccaccccatcgGCATTCTGAACGTGGACATCCACTTCCCAACAaccacaccccagagcccaaAGCTATCATCCCGTTCAGGAACCCAGACCTGGGCGTCCCATCCCAGAGGAGAACCTCGGAGATCCAGAACCTGGACCTGGATCCAGAGCTGGAACTGGGGACAATCTGTCTGGACCCTGTGGACCTCAGCATCGCAGTGGAGGCTCAGGTGGGTCCGAGGTCCCCGAGCCCCACCCCTTTCAAACAGGCGGAGTCCCTGGCGCTGTCGGGTCGGACCAGGGCCAGGACAGGTTTCACAGCTTCACACAGCCCTCCCAGAGCCTTCTCCTCCTCCCGACAAGCTTCTGTCCCATCCCGATCCTCCTCCCCTGGCCGAGTGTCCTCCAACGCCCAGCGGGCCAAGCCTGTCTCACACCTGACCTCTAAGGGGTTCCTGCCCCATGAAAGTTTGAGATCCAGAAGCCCAAGTCAGAACTCCTACGACCAGCTGGCTGATTCTGGAGGACTGCAAAGAAATTTCCGGGCATTTGCCAGCTCTGTGGGTTCTATCAGTACCACTGCCAAATCTCTGTCCAGCGTCTGCAAACTGAGAGGTGGATTACAACAGACAGAGGGTACCAGTCGCCGTGGCAGCAGTAGGTGGAGCTCGTCCCCATCAAAGCAGATCATGCAAGATCACTCGGTTCTCCAGAAGGTCAGCAGCTCTCCCAATAGTCATAGGCGTGAAAGccgaagcccctccccctctagcAAGGGCTATGAAAGAAACAGCCAATCATTTCTGCAGAAGGATCAGCACAGTGCTTTTCCCATCAGAAAGGGCTATGGGGcaagcagccaatcagagacaAATCACAAATCAAATGGGCAGAGTCATGAGAGTGCTAACTCCTCTGCAGGTAGGAGGAGTCTTGAGCCTGTCAGCAAATCATTACGCAAATCTGAGACCAGCAACACCACTCGCAGTCACAGCCATGACAGTCGAGATTCCTCCCCCACAAGGCGGGGCTATGACACACCTAACCAATCAGTGCTACGGAAACACGAAACAAGCCGATTCTCCAATGTCCATGGATTTGATAGCCGGAGTCCGTCCCCTTCAAGGCGGAGTTATAACACTTCTAGCCAATCTCTTCCTCGCAAATCTGAGACCAGCAACACCACTCGAAGTCACAGCCATGACAGTCGGAACTCCTCCCCCACAAGGCGGAGCTATGACACATCTAACCAATCAGTGCTACGGAAACACGAAACAAGCCGATTCTCCAATGTCCATGGATTTGATAGCAGGAGTCCGTCCCCTTCAAGGCGGAGTTATGACACTTCTAGCCGCCAATCTCTTCCTCGCAAATCTGAGACCAGCAACATCACTCGCAGTCACAGCCATGACAGTCGAGACTCCTCCCCCACAAGGCGGAGCTATGACACACCTAACCAGTCAGTGCTACGGAAACACGAAACAAGCCGATTCTCCTACGTCCGTGGACATGATAGCCGGAGTCCTTCCCCTTCAAGGCGGAGTTATGACACTTCTAGCCAATCTCTTCCTCGCAAATCTGAGACCAGCAACATCACTCGCAGTCACAGCCATGACAGTCGAGACTCCTCCCCCACAAGGCGGGGCTATGACACACCTAACCAGTCAGTGCTACAGAAACATGAAACAAGCCGATTCTCCTACGTCCATGGACATGATAGCCGGAGTCCTTCCTCTTCAAGGCGGAGTTATGATACTAGCCAATCTCCTCACAAATCTGATACCAACAGTCATAAAAGTGGACGGAACTCTCCATCTAAAGCTCAGCAGGACTCATCAGGCCAAAACATCCTGCACAAAACACTGAGCAACTACAGAGCAGAAACTTCTAGAGTAGAAACGTCCTCTTGCATAAGGAAATCGGGCCACAATAGAACTCAGTCTGACTCCTGGCACACCAAAGGGTCACAGCCAGGCTCCACCCACTCTATTAACAACCTACCAAGTCCCTGTAGCTCCTCCCCATCTAGGAAGAACAGTGAAAACAAAGTAACTGGCTACTCTCAAAGACCTGCTCATGTTGCCTGGGAAACTATCAAGAATAGCAGCAGTAGTAGGCGGAGCCAAGAGGCTCACACCCCCTCCACTGACTCCAGGAAACCATCCCACCTGAACACAAGCCATTCCCCTCACGTGAGAATCTACACCTCATCACAGAGCTCCATGGAGTCGTGCGAGTCTGGGCACGTGTCAGCCAGCTCATGTGGTCTGAACCGGGAGGAGTATGACATTATGGCTGATATTCCCAAGGTGAAGCCACTCCTCCAGAGGGCAGAGCCAAACCAGCTCAGCACCAGAAACAGAGATGAACCTTCGCTTTTCAAACCTGCCAG TCACTCACACAGTAGAGTTGCTTACAGTGCCTGGGACGAGTCTGGGGACCAGTGGGGACGCCCCtgttcctctcctccacacacacag